The segment TAGCTGATCCTGCACGACCAGTTACCATGAGTGCTGTGAGTACTGGACCAAGTTCACGAATCAGACCAAGTGCAACAATTGCGCCGATAAATTGTTCTCCACCAACGCGTTGAAAGCCGATGTATGTTTGGAGAGCAAGAACCATCCCGGTGAACAATCCTGTTAGAACTACAATACTGAGTGATTCAACGCCGATACGGTTCATTTGAACGAATGTTTTAGAAACTTTGAGTTTTGTAGTAAAAAAGGTTTTTACAGCTTCTAAAAAAAAGAGAGTAAATTCACCTAAATAAGTGCATGTATTGATAACTGATGCACCCAAAAAGTTAACAAATTGAATGAACACTTATTACTACCTTTTTTTATGCATGTTTATTCAGTATCTTCGTCGGAAGAATCTACAGGAGCTGGTATTTGTGGTATTTGTTGTTGAATCACATTTTTGCTGTTGATGTATCTAAATTTTTTATGTTCTGTTGACTTCATAAGAGAAAGAATCATTGCGCCAACCATAAAAATCGATCCGAGAACCCAGGTAATTTTTTGGAAAAGATCTTGTCCGCCGCCGCCGCCAAAAATCATTTGCGCTCCGCCGCCAAGTCCACCTAAACCAAGACCGCCTTTTCCTTTTTGCATAAGGATA is part of the Candidatus Babeliales bacterium genome and harbors:
- the secG gene encoding preprotein translocase subunit SecG, which gives rise to MLYGFLLTLYLINCFLLVLIILMQKGKGGLGLGGLGGGAQMIFGGGGGQDLFQKITWVLGSIFMVGAMILSLMKSTEHKKFRYINSKNVIQQQIPQIPAPVDSSDEDTE